One Cohnella candidum genomic region harbors:
- a CDS encoding sulfotransferase family protein: MIARAINALGVYFGEEVDLLQAKEDNKEGFWEHQNIVRLNDEILEALGIEWHASAPLDDSWWTKDKFKPFEEQIVSLVEKTFVPQSMWGWKDPRTSILIPLWIRALKRLDIELQFVIPVRNPIDVASSLANRDEIEFSKAAGIWQLYTLSALHFSQGFPRLVVQYDKFVENPVIQLQRLGKFMNVEADFHQISEEIINPSLRHKKSDLLSLENMANSERVTQSIVEAYSISLELADKNGVADDSAVQFQIDRVYNEVSKWRRLLLPTSIKPKLQIFWKELNEETFVEHHSLSANVDPSTGYETFRFPLASGKVVRIDPIDQPGLISIRKLAFTDGNGMQIDLIADAQLDTTENLIQVEELGDGRGLDFISLNKDPQMIFRLPGFDDEAGILEVELKVTTDSIEVREAFIEIIKKNTVAYSELASQIQQLQTQIQQIQLQVTDINSSSLQKVSRKFDRWIR; encoded by the coding sequence TTGATCGCCAGGGCGATTAACGCTCTTGGGGTCTACTTCGGAGAGGAAGTGGACTTGCTTCAGGCAAAGGAAGATAACAAAGAAGGCTTTTGGGAGCACCAGAATATCGTCCGGTTGAACGATGAAATTCTCGAGGCTTTGGGAATCGAATGGCATGCATCTGCTCCGCTGGACGATTCATGGTGGACAAAGGACAAGTTCAAGCCTTTCGAAGAGCAGATCGTTTCCCTGGTCGAGAAAACTTTTGTGCCTCAATCCATGTGGGGATGGAAGGACCCCAGAACGTCGATATTGATTCCGTTGTGGATTCGTGCCTTAAAAAGGCTGGATATCGAGCTGCAATTTGTAATTCCCGTTCGTAATCCGATCGACGTGGCTTCTTCTTTGGCCAATCGGGACGAAATTGAATTTTCAAAAGCGGCTGGGATTTGGCAATTGTACACCTTGTCGGCGCTCCATTTCTCGCAGGGATTTCCCAGGCTGGTTGTTCAATACGACAAATTCGTGGAAAATCCGGTTATTCAGCTTCAGCGTCTCGGCAAGTTCATGAATGTCGAAGCTGACTTTCATCAAATTTCCGAAGAGATCATCAACCCTTCGCTGCGGCACAAAAAGTCGGATTTGCTATCTCTGGAAAATATGGCGAATTCTGAACGAGTCACGCAATCCATCGTCGAGGCCTACTCGATTTCCCTGGAACTGGCCGATAAAAATGGCGTGGCCGACGATTCCGCCGTCCAGTTTCAAATTGACCGGGTATACAACGAAGTTTCAAAGTGGAGACGGTTGCTGCTTCCGACGTCGATAAAGCCGAAGCTGCAAATTTTTTGGAAAGAGCTCAACGAAGAAACGTTCGTCGAGCATCATTCCTTGTCGGCAAACGTCGATCCCTCAACAGGTTACGAAACTTTTCGCTTTCCACTCGCTTCCGGCAAAGTTGTCAGAATCGACCCGATAGATCAACCGGGCTTGATTTCTATCCGTAAGCTTGCTTTTACGGATGGAAACGGAATGCAAATTGATCTTATCGCGGATGCTCAGCTGGATACGACCGAGAATTTGATTCAAGTGGAGGAACTCGGCGACGGACGCGGCCTGGACTTTATAAGTCTCAACAAAGATCCGCAAATGATATTCCGATTGCCGGGATTCGACGATGAAGCCGGCATATTGGAAGTTGAATTGAAAGTTACGACAGATTCGATTGAGGTGAGGGAAGCGTTTATTGAAATCATTAAAAAGAATACCGTAGCGTACTCGGAACTTGCATCCCAGATTCAGCAATTGCAAACGCAAATTCAACAGATACAGTTGCAAGTAACCGACATCAACTCCTCATCGTTGCAAAAAGTTTCGAGAAAGTTCGATAGATGGATCCGTTAA